In bacterium, a single genomic region encodes these proteins:
- a CDS encoding methylmalonyl-CoA mutase family protein, with amino-acid sequence MARAKRRPLTPRRKPAGRKRPPERRAQGDAGRAAWEETVLRPTLARQPERSGRFTTLSGLEVDRLYGPADLVLLDEARDLGLPGGYPFTRGIYPTMYRSRLWTMRMFAGYGGAEDTNARFHYLLGQGQTGLSVAFDMPTLMGYDSDHPKALGEVGREGVAVDTVEDVDLLLRDLPLDRVTTSMTINAPANVLLAMYVAVATARGISPRAIGGTSQTDMLKEFIAQKEWIVPPRPSMKLIQDILVYCTREVPRWNTISISGYHIREAGATAVQELAFTLADGIAYVQAGCEAGLDVDAFAPRLSFFFDVHNDFFEEVAKFRAARRMWARIMRDRFHAKNPRSWTLRTHAQTAGVSLAAQQPMNNVVRTTLQALAAVLGGTQSLHTNSMDETYALPTEDAVTLALRTQQIIAHETGVTNTVDPLGGAYFIEHLTDRMEAEAGAYIHKIDEMGGMLAAIDRGYPMREIAESSYRDQQALERKERVIVGVNEFVSSEERPIPLLRIDPAVERRQIERLQRVRNTRDQAAARRALDALHRVTAEGGHTMPAIVDAVRARVTLGEICDVFRAVYGEYRESAVL; translated from the coding sequence GTGGCTAGAGCCAAGCGCCGGCCCCTGACACCCCGCCGGAAGCCCGCCGGCCGAAAGCGGCCGCCGGAGCGCCGCGCCCAGGGCGACGCGGGGCGCGCGGCGTGGGAGGAGACTGTGCTGCGCCCCACGCTCGCGCGCCAGCCCGAACGCAGCGGGCGATTCACGACCCTCTCCGGCCTCGAGGTCGACCGCCTCTACGGCCCGGCGGACCTGGTCCTTCTCGATGAGGCCCGCGACCTGGGGCTCCCCGGCGGCTACCCGTTCACCCGGGGGATCTACCCCACGATGTACCGCAGCCGTCTATGGACGATGCGCATGTTTGCGGGATACGGCGGCGCCGAGGACACCAACGCGCGATTTCATTACTTGCTCGGCCAGGGCCAGACCGGTCTCTCGGTCGCGTTCGATATGCCGACCCTGATGGGATACGATTCCGATCACCCCAAAGCGTTGGGAGAGGTGGGCCGGGAAGGCGTCGCGGTAGACACCGTGGAGGACGTGGACCTGCTCCTCCGCGATCTCCCACTCGATCGCGTGACGACCTCGATGACGATCAACGCCCCGGCCAACGTCCTCCTCGCCATGTACGTCGCGGTGGCCACGGCCCGAGGGATCAGCCCGCGGGCGATCGGCGGCACGAGCCAAACCGACATGCTCAAGGAGTTCATCGCGCAAAAGGAATGGATCGTCCCCCCGCGACCCAGCATGAAGCTGATCCAGGATATTCTCGTCTACTGCACCCGCGAGGTGCCGCGCTGGAACACGATCAGCATCAGCGGGTACCACATCCGCGAGGCCGGGGCCACCGCGGTTCAGGAACTGGCGTTCACCCTCGCCGACGGAATCGCGTACGTGCAGGCGGGGTGTGAGGCCGGACTGGACGTCGATGCGTTCGCGCCCCGGTTGTCGTTCTTCTTCGACGTCCATAACGACTTCTTCGAAGAGGTCGCCAAGTTCCGGGCGGCCCGGCGGATGTGGGCCCGCATCATGCGCGACCGGTTCCATGCCAAGAACCCGCGGTCGTGGACGCTGCGGACCCACGCACAGACCGCCGGCGTCAGCCTGGCGGCCCAACAGCCGATGAACAACGTCGTGCGCACGACGCTGCAGGCGCTCGCGGCCGTGCTCGGGGGGACGCAATCGCTCCATACGAACTCTATGGACGAGACCTACGCGCTGCCCACCGAGGACGCCGTCACGCTGGCGCTTCGCACGCAGCAGATCATTGCCCACGAAACCGGGGTGACAAACACGGTCGATCCGCTCGGTGGCGCGTACTTCATCGAACATCTGACGGACCGGATGGAGGCCGAGGCGGGGGCCTATATCCACAAGATCGATGAGATGGGAGGGATGCTGGCCGCGATCGATCGGGGCTACCCGATGCGGGAAATCGCCGAGAGCAGCTATCGCGACCAGCAGGCCCTCGAGCGGAAAGAGCGGGTGATCGTGGGGGTGAACGAGTTCGTCTCCTCGGAGGAGCGGCCCATCCCGTTGTTGCGGATCGACCCGGCCGTCGAGCGCCGCCAGATCGAGCGTCTGCAGCGCGTCCGTAACACGCGCGATCAGGCGGCCGCGCGACGCGCGCTGGACGCGCTCCACCGTGTGACCGCGGAGGGGGGACACACGATGCCCGCGATCGTAGACGCGGTTCGCGCACGGGTCACCCTGGGCGAGATCTGCGACGTCTTCCGAGCCGTCTACGGCGAGTACCGGGAGTCGGCAGTCTTGTAG
- a CDS encoding electron transfer flavoprotein subunit alpha/FixB family protein: MGRDVWVLAEYADGRPRKITYELLGKARSLAEELGGQVVALALGSGIQETSKDLGAHGADVVRVADDPLLGQYTTDAYLAVIEPIVTTEQPFLLLVGSTASGRDLAPRLAARVDAGIVTDCAAVEIDGDQVEVTRPVMTRKALARVAFRGEGPRIAVVLPNIFPPTAPDSSRLPEVLPVSVTLDPAAVRTQVLEVKAIARETLPLTEADIIVSGGRGLRGPENFSILEELARVLGAAVGSSRPPVDSGWVPHDYEIGQTGKTVNPQLYIACGISGAPQHLAGMSGSRWIVAINKDPQAPIFSIASYGVVGDLFQVLPLLTEEVRKLRRSSRG; this comes from the coding sequence ATGGGCCGTGACGTGTGGGTGCTTGCGGAGTATGCGGACGGCCGGCCGCGGAAGATCACGTACGAGCTCCTCGGCAAAGCCAGGAGCCTTGCGGAGGAACTCGGCGGACAGGTCGTAGCCCTGGCGCTGGGGTCCGGGATTCAGGAGACGTCGAAGGACCTGGGGGCCCACGGCGCGGACGTGGTCAGGGTCGCCGACGATCCCCTCCTCGGACAGTACACGACCGACGCGTATCTCGCGGTGATCGAGCCCATCGTGACGACGGAACAGCCGTTCCTGCTGTTGGTCGGCAGCACCGCGTCCGGCCGCGACCTCGCCCCCCGGCTCGCCGCCCGCGTGGACGCCGGAATCGTCACCGATTGTGCCGCGGTCGAGATCGACGGCGACCAGGTGGAGGTGACCCGACCGGTGATGACGCGTAAGGCGCTCGCCCGCGTCGCCTTTCGCGGGGAGGGGCCCAGGATCGCTGTCGTCCTGCCCAACATCTTTCCTCCCACCGCCCCGGATTCGTCGCGGCTTCCCGAGGTACTCCCCGTCTCGGTCACGCTCGATCCGGCGGCGGTGCGCACGCAGGTTCTCGAGGTCAAGGCGATTGCGCGAGAGACGTTGCCGCTCACCGAAGCCGATATCATCGTCTCCGGCGGGCGGGGGCTTCGAGGGCCCGAAAACTTCTCGATCCTGGAAGAGCTCGCGCGCGTCCTCGGGGCCGCGGTGGGCTCGAGCCGCCCTCCGGTGGACTCCGGGTGGGTGCCGCACGACTATGAGATCGGCCAGACGGGAAAGACCGTGAATCCACAGCTGTACATCGCCTGCGGCATCTCAGGGGCGCCCCAGCATCTGGCTGGGATGTCGGGGTCGCGGTGGATCGTTGCGATCAACAAGGATCCCCAGGCTCCGATCTTCTCGATCGCGTCCTACGGCGTCGTCGGCGATCTCTTTCAGGTGCTGCCGCTCCTGACGGAGGAAGTGCGCAAGCTCCGGAGGTCCTCGCGTGGCTAG
- a CDS encoding electron transfer flavoprotein subunit beta/FixA family protein, with protein sequence MNVVVCVKYVPDTEAPIRIRADGGGIEESGLPFKLNYYDEHGVEEALRIKEKTGGTVTVVTVGPSAAAQALRQGVAMGADAAIHIEDPALDGADHLGVARALAAAIGAQGCDLVICGKLSTDDNAAVVGPALAEFLGFTQATAVTKLELSTGKAMAHREVEGAVEVLEVTLPAVITVERSINEPRYPSLPGIMKAKRTAIAVKTLGDLGLTLQEAGGVAARTEVLGYTPPPQRQAGRILEGEPAEMVKELVRLLRDEAKVL encoded by the coding sequence ATGAACGTCGTCGTGTGCGTCAAATACGTGCCCGACACGGAGGCGCCGATTCGAATCCGTGCGGACGGCGGGGGGATCGAGGAAAGCGGGCTCCCCTTCAAGCTGAACTACTACGACGAGCACGGCGTCGAGGAAGCCCTGCGCATCAAGGAGAAAACGGGCGGAACGGTGACCGTGGTCACCGTCGGCCCGTCCGCGGCCGCCCAGGCGCTGCGCCAAGGAGTGGCGATGGGGGCCGATGCCGCGATCCATATCGAGGATCCGGCGCTGGACGGCGCCGACCATCTGGGCGTGGCCCGCGCGCTGGCAGCCGCGATCGGCGCGCAGGGGTGCGATCTCGTCATCTGCGGGAAGCTGTCCACCGACGACAACGCGGCGGTGGTCGGTCCGGCGCTGGCGGAATTCCTGGGGTTCACGCAGGCGACCGCGGTCACCAAGCTGGAGCTGTCCACCGGAAAGGCGATGGCGCACCGGGAAGTCGAGGGCGCCGTCGAGGTCCTGGAGGTCACCCTTCCGGCGGTGATCACCGTCGAGCGCAGCATCAACGAACCGCGATACCCGTCGCTTCCGGGCATCATGAAGGCGAAGCGGACCGCGATCGCTGTGAAGACGTTGGGGGACCTCGGGCTGACCCTCCAAGAGGCGGGCGGCGTCGCCGCGCGGACCGAGGTGCTCGGGTATACGCCGCCCCCTCAGCGGCAGGCGGGGCGGATCCTCGAAGGGGAGCCGGCCGAGATGGTCAAGGAACTAGTGCGACTCCTGCGGGACGAGGCCAAGGTGCTCTGA